CATGATGCAAATGCCTTACACTGGTTACGCTATCACTTATTCTGCAAATAGCAACGTTACCGATTCTGCTGCAGCGGGAACTGCTCTTGCTTCAGGTTACAAAACAAACAACGGGTTTATAGGAGTACTTCCAAATGGTGAAATAGTACCAACAATAGCTGAAGTTTTAGCTGAGCAAGGCTACAAAACAGGTGTGGTTGCAACTTCAAGAATAACTCACGCCACACCAGCGGCTTATTATGGTCATGTGCTTAGTAGAAACGATGAAGACAAGCTAGCTGAACAGTTGGTTAATAGTAACCTGACTGTTGCTTTAGGAGGGGGTTGGAGACATTTTGATCCTACACAAAGAGCCGATGGAAAAGATCTTATATCTGTTGCAAAGGAAAATGGTTTCGATTATATAACCACTAAGCAAGAGTTAATGGCTTACTCCGGAGAAAAGGTTTTAGGGTTATTCTCTTCAAGCCATATGAATAGCGTTACTGAAAGAACGCCTGCTGAACCACTTTTACCCGAGATGACCGCCAAAGCCTTAGAAATTTTATCAAAAGGCGATGCTCCTTTCTTTGTGATGATTGAAGGTTCTCAAATCGATTGGGAAGCTCACGATAACGATGTTTTTGGAATTTGGAAAGAAACGGTTGAATTCGATGAAGCTGTGAAGGTCGCTCTAGATTTTGCAAAAGAAAATCCCGATACCTTGGTAATTGTCACTGCTGATCACGAAACCGGAGGTTTGGGTTTGTCATCAGGTGGATACACGATGGATTTGGAAATGGTTAGAAATTATCAAAAAACTACGGATTGGGTTGTAGCTAATTCTCAAGATATGGAAGAGTTAAAGTCCAACGTGAAAGAGTATTATGGTTTTGATTTGTCAGAAGAAGAAGTCGCTTATTTGGAATCTACCGACTACAAAGTACAGGCTTTAGCAGAGATTACAAGCGCAAGAGCAAGTATTGGCTGGACAACACATGATCATACTGGTGCGTTGGTACCTATATTAGCTTATGGACCTGGTGCTGAGGAATTTGTAGGTATTATGGATAACACAGACCTTCCTCGAAAAATAGCTTGTTTGTTGGGGGTTAAGCTTTCTTACCCTTTAGAGAATGTACCGAATAATTAAAATTAAAGGGCTGATTAGATCAGCCCTTTAATTTTTTAATAGCTTGACGACTTCGTTTTCTAAACTTTCGAGATCTATCTTTTCTTCGTTGTCTAAGAGATTGAAGACCGCCTTTAGTACTATAATTCTTGGATATTTTCGTATTAGCGTTTTAACAGGGTCATCTTGACTTTTTATGCTTTCCACGTTGTTGCTCATTTCACTAACTGCTCCTTTAAGAAGTATTTATCCCTCCCAAAACCACACTAACAGATGAAAATTGTCTTTGTTAGAAAAAGTATTGACAAATGTTTTTTTAAATGCTATAATAATCTACGTAAACGGGCTCGTAGCTCAGTTGGTTAGAGCTTCCGGCTCATAACCGGGTGGTCGGTGGTTCGAATCCACCCGAGCCCACCAATAAAAGCCAAGGGTTCCTTGGCTTTTATTTTTTTATACACTTCAATTTTACTATTTTTATCGGCTTTTGTCAACTTTTTTCACAAACCTATCATCAAAAAGAAATGGTATAATTAAATTAACAAAGAAAACACTTCACCAATCTTATAAACAGGCTTCGGGGTGAAGGGACAAAAGAATCTTTTCCTTAGGGGTGGGCAGCGGAGCGAAAGGATGCTAATAAAGATACTTACCCTCACGGGCGGAAGTGTGGTAAAACTTCTTCCTCTTTCCTTATGGGTGGGGAGCGGGGGAAGGGCGCTATAAAACTTATTATACAAAAGTTACGTGAGAAGAAATAACACACCTTCAAAAACATATGGTATAATTAAACTGGACAAACAAAAAATAAACCAAAAAGGAGAAGCTTATG
This DNA window, taken from Petrotoga miotherma DSM 10691, encodes the following:
- a CDS encoding alkaline phosphatase, with translation MKKGILLVMLVLVVSLLSFAGDVKNVIFLIGDGMGPNEMLLTSYIEGRELYMMQMPYTGYAITYSANSNVTDSAAAGTALASGYKTNNGFIGVLPNGEIVPTIAEVLAEQGYKTGVVATSRITHATPAAYYGHVLSRNDEDKLAEQLVNSNLTVALGGGWRHFDPTQRADGKDLISVAKENGFDYITTKQELMAYSGEKVLGLFSSSHMNSVTERTPAEPLLPEMTAKALEILSKGDAPFFVMIEGSQIDWEAHDNDVFGIWKETVEFDEAVKVALDFAKENPDTLVIVTADHETGGLGLSSGGYTMDLEMVRNYQKTTDWVVANSQDMEELKSNVKEYYGFDLSEEEVAYLESTDYKVQALAEITSARASIGWTTHDHTGALVPILAYGPGAEEFVGIMDNTDLPRKIACLLGVKLSYPLENVPNN